The sequence below is a genomic window from Calditrichota bacterium.
AGCAAACTCTGGGGTGGGAATCAAGCAGCATGATGGGAGGAAACAGCGGGACTGAGAAGAAAATGAAAAGCGGAGGTCGCCGCATGTGCTTGCTGGCGTCCTCCGCCAAAGCCTCACTGTGCCAAAACCCTCACTCCCCGGGTAGAGCAGCCATGACCGGGATGAGAACTGGTACGGCAGTGCCCCAGTCCTCCGCCTAGACGCTGAGTAGGGCAAAGCCGCACCCCAGTTGTCGCTGGCCTCTTCTCGAAGACAGGCTGGTGGCTCCCCAGAGGCAGAAGGTAAAGTTGGCCAAGCCAGGTCTTTTTCCTGGCTGGGAAATGCAACCCTGTCGAGCTGGCCCCCGCGCCAGCTCGACCCGCCTTTGACGTGCGCCTACTTGACCAGCTCCGCCTTCATCACGGCGACTACCGCCTCCTCTGGGCCCTTGCTACTCGCCCTCCCGACCACCACGAACTCGCCGAGGGGCAGGTTGAGGCTCGTGCCCAGGACCACCCCTGGGGTGGGTGCGCTCAAGCGCAGCTTCTCCAATCTTACCGCACCGCCATCCGCCTCCAGGTACTCGACACGCTCGACGCTACAGGAGGCGAAAATCCGCTCAGAGATGCCGACTTGGAGCTGACACAGCTCGCCGCTGTACACGATGGCAGTTCCCGAGCCGAGCAGCGAGTAGTGGCTGTAGCGAAAAAGCGCGCTCAGTTTCCTCACCACCGGGGCAAGGTCTGCGGGAATCTTCCTCTTCCGCTCGCCGCTCCCGTCCGCCAGGAAGAGATGGAGGTCGAGGCGCACCTGCTTGGGCTGCACATCGTAGCGGGCAAGTAGGCCGGCCACTTTGTCCAACACCTCCGGGGTGTCGCGCACGGTGAGCACGCGCATGGTCTGCCCGGGGATGACTTCCCCGTTCCCGCTCAAGAACGGCTTGATCAGGCTCGCCAGCTCGACTGGATTCTTGTACCTAAGGTCAAAGGTGCGAGCGACCAAGGAGCCCTTGGCTCGAAGCCTTATGGTCAGCGACTTCG
It includes:
- a CDS encoding carboxypeptidase regulatory-like domain-containing protein; this translates as MSTRGVTLLALLLATGISLAQETGRIEGTVVDEATGKGIAGASIMAYPEGERGRLVAAESDERGSFVLQGLQNTAYDLRVTAAGYAEELQRGVVVTTGKTKSLTIRLRAKGSLVARTFDLRYKNPVELASLIKPFLSGNGEVIPGQTMRVLTVRDTPEVLDKVAGLLARYDVQPKQVRLDLHLFLADGSGERKRKIPADLAPVVRKLSALFRYSHYSLLGSGTAIVYSGELCQLQVGISERIFASCSVERVEYLEADGGAVRLEKLRLSAPTPGVVLGTSLNLPLGEFVVVGRASSKGPEEAVVAVMKAELVK